A stretch of Pangasianodon hypophthalmus isolate fPanHyp1 chromosome 9, fPanHyp1.pri, whole genome shotgun sequence DNA encodes these proteins:
- the LOC113529792 gene encoding transmembrane protein 80, producing the protein MATRRPDRTASVLSSVLLQILLYASAFYSFFYFLSSLCMIIYKSQVLSYPDSYLALDVCLLLLMAAFEILRVYWGVRGNLQESERYVGASLLITGATLLLSVYFLVWQSYVLRADVIINAILLCVYGLSAVAGFGALARFTSVYS; encoded by the exons ATGGCGACGAGACGACCGG ACAGAACTGCCAGTGTT CTTTCCTCTGTGCTTCTCCAAATTCTGCTCTACGCCTCTGCATTCTACAGCTTCTTCTACTTCCTTTCCAGCCTCTGTATGATCATCTACAAAA GTCAGGTGCTAAGTTACCCTGACAGTTATTTGGCGCTAGATGTGTGCTTGCTCCTGCTGATGGCTGCTTTCGAGATCTTGAGAGTCTACTGGG GAGTGAGAGGCAACCTGCAGGAGAGCGAGAGATATGTAGGTGCAAGTCTGCTCATCACAGGAGCCACACTTCTGCTCTCAGTGTACTTCCTGGTGTGGCAGTCATATGTGCTGAGAGCTGATGTCATCATTAACGCCATCCTGCTCTGTGTCTATGGCCTCTCTGCAGTTGCCGGCTTTGGAGCCCTTGCACGCTTCACCAG cgTTTACTCATGA